The following proteins come from a genomic window of Takifugu rubripes chromosome 11, fTakRub1.2, whole genome shotgun sequence:
- the LOC101070853 gene encoding alpha-2-macroglobulin-like protein 1 yields the protein MTAPVLPTFALIAALAVLRSSAAAQLNDTIFAVTVSSQVRGGEQETLCAQIHGATAPVALTVTLEMGSTASVVLKEDVNVDFYRCLNFQVPVVRSRTVATVNVTVAGESDSMSKKTKILIEPPAFIHVIQTDKPIYKPGQTVQFRIVSMDIDFIPVNRVYKLVELLDPNNNRIAQWLNKPIAGGILDLKHPMIPEAEQGRYTIGAKTDKGERILHGFDIKEYVLPKYEVKVHLPQVITILDREATFRICGKYTYGKPVIGSVKADFCRSAFAFYWYSGEQPKDICKTYQLTTDKSGCVSQTVDVSEFALNRHMYADRFEVSAELEEFGTGVVLKGAGQTSFSSQVRTVTFKDVPASYKPGIPFQGKVKMVGPDSKPVPDEPVYVFVGDSNLTLTTDAKGMAAFSFDTVPWSGSVTLRARSRKTEEREPYEQNLRRPEYRSASHHVAAFYSKSRSFLKLTQGNGKLPCGQEASVRVQYIIQGEELRKGQEVLDHFYLVMSKGRIVQHGRVPVAVKAGSVNTGEFSVPLRQVSNLAPVAQVVVYAVMPSGEAVADSQDFPVRLCLNNKVSLKFSSLQELPAEKTTLSLKAHPGSLCSVRAIDQSVLLLQSEEELSVNSVFQELPYQKLSGYNYDVEDNEPYPCLPSLVPDLGAGGRSKRSFFYEPPDQKDDVYSIFKEIGIKILTNSDVKKPYNCRERLYKDMIEFFEADMVDSPVPLAFNTMNSEGVMKKDDQKKETVRTFFPETWIWDLVSVGDGGSTDLEKTVPDTITKWAAGAFCVSSVGFGVAPSVGLTAFQPFFVSLTLPYSVIRGEVFTLRASVFNYLSECIMVQVTLAESDQYAFRNCDGCQYSVCLCGEESRTFSWIVTPAVLGQVQLKVSAEALKTDLLCGNEVATVPKTGQIDTVVRTLLVEAEGTPQMVSHNALLCPAGGPKEKKVSLLLPEFFVAGSARASVSVLGDLMGRAMKNLDKLLAMPYGCGEQNMVLFAPNIFILNYLKSTGQLTPDIQEKATRFLESGYQRELTYKHDDGSYSAFGKSDESGNTWLTAFVMKSFGGAGPYIFVDLKHVEEARKWLAKHQRPDGCIRSVGRLFHNGMKGGVSDDVSLTAYIAAAMLELDGNAEEPVVQKSLDCLRQAVSGQLDNLYTSALLSYTFTLAGDQEMRSKLITYLHQKSSAKGSTRHWDRAGASGKGLDSLEVEMTSYVLLALLSGPALPEFGLDYSSGIVRWLARQQNPYGGFSSTQDTVVALQALAKYGAATYSAEGSTTVTVTSLGGLNKEFTVDQSNRLLYQEEKLSEVPGEYTIRAEGQSCVLAQISSHYNIPPPPDFSAFNVSAHTMAKCNASRPQLILFVFVGYQGRREETNMVIVNVKLLSGYVLEQSSLDLLKNDRSVKRVDVEGGYVNIYLDGLKKDETKLYNVTLEEELPVRNLKPAVVRVYDYYQTSDEAATEYSSPCSEGDTVNEL from the exons ATGACGGCACCTGTCCTGCCGACGTTCGCGCTCATCGCCGCGCTCGCGGTCCTGCGAAGTTCCGCGGCGGCGCAACTCAACGACAC GATTTTTGCAGTGACTGTGAGCTCCCAGGTCagaggaggggagcaggagACCCTGTGTGCCCAGATCCATGGCGCCACGGCGCCCGTCGCTCTGACCGTCACCCTGGAGATGGGATCCACCGCCAGCGTTGTCCTGAAGGAGGACGTCAACGTTGACTTTTACCGCTGCCTGAACTTCCAG GTTCCGGTGGTCCGCTCCAGAACCGTGGCGACCGTTAATGTCACCGTTGCCGGCGAAAGCGACTCGATGAGCAAGAAAACCAAAATCCTCATCGAACCTCCCGCTTTCATCCACGTCATCCAGACCGACAAACCCATCTACAAACCGGGGCAGACCG TCCAGTTCCGGATCGTCTCCATGGATATCGACTTCATCCCTGTCAACCGAGTG tataagctggtggagctgctg GATCCCAATAACAACCGAATCGCCCAGTGGCTGAATAAACCCATCGCTGGGGGCATCCTGGATCTCAAACATCCCATGATCCCCGAGGCCGAGCAAGGACGCTACACCATCGGCGCCAAGACGGATAAAGGGGAGAGGATCCTCCACGGCTTCGACATCAAGGAATACG TGTTGCCAAAGTACGAAGTGAAGGTGCACCTGCCCCAAGTCATCACCATCCTGGACCGAGAGGCGACCTTCAGGATCTGTGGCAA ataCACCTACGGAAAACCCGTCATCGGGTCCGTGAAAGCCGACTTTTGCAGGAGCGCCTTCGCGTTTTACTGGTACTCCGGCGAGCAGCCGAAAGACATCTGCAAGACCTACCAGCTGACG ACGGACAAAAGCGGCTGCGTGTCGCAGACCGTGGACGTGAGCGAGTTTGCCCTCAACAGGCACATGTACGCGGACCGCTTCGAGGTCAGCGCTGAGCTGGAGGAGTTCGGCACAG GGGTGGTTCTGAAGGGCGCCGGGCAGACCAGCTTCAGCAGTCAGGTCAGAACGGTGACCTTCAAAGATGTTCCTGCGTCCTACAAACCCGGGATCCCGTTCCAGGGGAAG GTGAAAATGGTGGGTCCGGACAGCAAACCGGTCCCAGACGAGCCCGTGTACGTGTTCGTCGGAGACTCTAACCTGACGCTGACGACCGACGCGAAAGGAATGGCGGCGTTTTCCTTTGACACGGTGCCGTGGAGCGGCTCGGTGACGCTGAGG GCGAGGTCGAGAAAGACGGAGGAACGGGAGCCCTACGAGCAAAACCTGCGTCGGCCCGAGTACAGGTCGGCCAGCCACCACGTCGCCGCCTTTTACTCCAAGAGCCGCAGCTTTCTAAAGCTCACGCAGGGCAACGGGAAGCTCCCCTGCGGCCAGGAAGCATCCGTGCGCGTGCAGTACATCATCCAGGGGGAGGAGCTTAGGAagggacaggaagtgcttgACCATTTTTACCTG gtgatgTCCAAAGGAAGAATAGTTCAGCACGGTCGTGTCCCGGTGGCTGTTAAAGCAGgaagtg TCAACACGGGGGAGTTTTCCGTGCCGCTCCGTCAGGTCAGCAACTTGGCACCGGTCGCACAAGTGGTCGTTTACGCCGTGATGCCGAGCGGCGAGGCCGTGGCCGACAGCCAGGACTTCCCTGTGCGGCTCTGCCTCAACAACAAG GTCTCCCTGAagttctcctccctccaggagCTTCCGGCAGAGAAGACCACCCTCAGTCTGAAGGCCCACCCGGGTTCCCTGTGCTCCGTCAGAGCCATCGACCAGAGcgtcctcctgctgcagtcGGAGGAGGAACTCTCCGTCAACTCG GTGTTCCAGGAGCTGCCCTACCAGAAGCTGTCCGGATACAACTACGACGTCGAAGACAACGAGCCATATCCATGTCTCCCGTCGCTGGTGCCGGACCTCGGGGCAGGCGGCCGCTCGAAGCGCTCATTCTTCTACGAACCTCCGGATCAGAAGGACGACGTCTACAGCATCTTTAAG GAAATCGGGATCAAAATTCTGACCAACTCCGACGTGAAGAAGCCCTACAACTGCAGGGAGAGGCTCTACAAGGACATGATCGAATTTTTTGAAG CGGATATGGTCGACTCTCCGGTTCCTCTGGCCTTCAACACTATGAATTCCGAAGGGGTGATGAAAAAGGATGACCAAAAGAAGGAGACGGTCAGGACGTTTTTCCCGGAGACGTGGATCTGGGATCTAGTTTCTGTGGG agacGGCGGCTCGACGGACCTGGAGAAAACCGTCCCGGACACCATCACGAAGTGGGCGGCCGGAGCGTTCTGCGTCTCCTCCGTGGGGTTCGGCGTGGCGCCCAGCGTCGGGCTGACGGCGTTCCAGCCCTTTTTCGTCAGCCTGACGCTGCCGTACTCGGTGATCCGCGGGGAGGTCTTCACCCTCCGAGCCAGCGTCTTCAACTACCTGTCCGAGTGCATCATG GTCCAGGTCACGCTGGCTGAATCGGACCAGTACGCCTTCAGAAACTGCGACGGGTGCCAGTACTCGGTGTGCCTGTGTGGCGAGGAGAGCAGGACCTTCTCCTGGATCGTGACTCCGGCCGTTCTAG GTCAggtgcagctgaaggtcagcgCAGAAGCTCTCAAGACCGACCTTCTCTGTGGCAACGAGGTCGCCACGGTACCCAAGACGGGCCAGATCGACACGGTGGTGCGCACCCTGCTGGTGGAG GCTGAAGGAACGCCGCAGATGGTCAGTCACAACGCGCTGCTCTGCCCGGCGG GGGGACCCAAAGAGAAGAAAGTCTCGCTCCTGCTGCCGGAGTTCTTTGTCGCCGGATCCGCCCGGGCCTCCGTCTCCGTGCTGG GTGACCTGATGGGCCGCGCCATGAAGAACCTGGACAAGCTGCTGGCCATGCCGTACGGCTGCGGGGAGCAGAACATGGTGCTGTTTGCTCCCAACATCTTCATCCTCAACTACCTGAAGAGCACGGGTCAGCTGACCCCGGACATTCAGGAGAAAGCCACGCGCTTCCTGGAGAGCG GTTATCAGAGGGAACTCACCTACAAACACGACGACGGATCCTACAGCGCTTTCGGAAAGAGCGACGAGTCCGGAAACACCTG GCTGACCGCCTTTGTGATGAAGTCCTTCGGCGGCGCCGGGCCCTACATCTTTGTGGACCTCAAGCACGTGGAGGAGGCCAGGAAGTGGCTGGCCAAGCACCAGCGGCCCGACGGCTGCATCCGATCCGTCGGCAGACTCTTTCACAACGGCATGAAG GGCGGAGTGAGCGACGACGTGTCCCTGACGGCCTACATCGCCGCCGCCATGCTGGAGCTGGACGGCAACGCTGAG GAGCCGGTGGTCCAGAAGAGCCTGGACTGTCTGAGACAGGCGGTTTCAGGGCAGCTGGACAACCTGTACACCTCCGCTCTGCTGTCCTACACCTTCACGCTGGCTGGAGACCAGGAGATGAGGAGCAAACTCATCACGTACCTGCACCAGAAATCCAGCGCTAAGG GCAGTACTCGTCACTGGGACCGAGCTGGGGCTTCGGGGAAAGGTCTGGATtccctggaggtggagatgaCCTCCTACGTGCTGCTGGCCCTGCTCTCTGGCCCCGCCCTGCCAGAGTTCGGATTGGACTACTCGTCGGGCATCGTCCGCTGGCTCGCCCGGCAGCAGAACCCGTACGGCGGCTTCTCgtccacacag GACACCGTTGTGGCTCTGCAAGCGCTGGCCAAATACGGCGCCGCCACCTACAGCGCGGAGGGCAGCACTACGGTCACGGTGACGTCGCTGGGCGGCCTGAACAAAGAGTTCACGGTGGATCAAAGCAACCGGCTGCTGTaccaggaggagaagctgagcgAGGTGCCTGGGGAGTACACCATCAGGGCGGAGGGGCAGAGCTGCGTGCTGGCCCAG ATCTCCTCCCACTACaacatcccccctccccccgactTCTCCGCCTTCAACGTCTCCGCCCACACCATGGCCAAGTGCAACGCCAGCCGGCCGCAGCTCATCCTCTTCGTGTTCGTCGGGTACCAGGGCCGGAGGGAGGAAACCAACATGGTCATCGTCAACGTCAAGCTGCTGTCCGGCTACGTCCTGGAGCAGAGCTCGCTGGACCTG ctgaaGAACGACCGCTCGGTGAAGCGCGTGGACGTGGAGGGCGGATACGTCAACATCTACCTGGACGGG CTGAAGAAGGACGAGACGAAGCTCTACAACGTgacgctggaggaggagcttccTGTCCGGAACCTGAAACCGGCCGTGGTCAGAGTCTACGACTACTACCAGACCA GTGACGAGGCCGCGACGGAGTACAGCTCGCCGTGCTCAGAGG GTGACACCGTCAACGAGCTGTAG